In the genome of Anabaena cylindrica PCC 7122, the window CTTCCACAGCATTTAATTGTTTGACGATAGGTTTAAATGCCTGTTCCACAGCATTACCAACAACCCAAGTTAATTTTTTTTGGGGGGATACTTTTAATGGTAGTAATTCATGAGCAGCTTGGGTAAATTGCTTGATAAATAACCGAATAGAACCAACACCATTATCAATTTGAGGATATTCCTCATATTCAGCTTCGCTAGGCAATTCTTCACCAGCAATCAAAAACCATTCATCTGCTAACCAAGCCACACTAGAACCAAATTTTTTCCGAAATTCGTGAGAGAGTGATTTAACTTGAGAAATTACTTCTCGCGCTTTTTCTTGCGTCACGGGTACAAGCTCATCTTCTTGGGGACGAAATCTGGTTAAACCGACGGGAACAACTGCTATTGATGCTACCGCAGGTATTTCTCCGGTATGAAAAGATGTTAAATCTCTCAATGTTTGTTCTAGGTGTTTACCATCATTGATCCCCGGACAAACCACTACTTGAGCATGAATTTGTAATCGTCTTTCTTGAAACCATTTGAGTTGTTTTAAAATCTGCCCTGCACGATTATTTTTTAACAGCCTAGTTCTGATTTCTGGTTCTGTGGCATGAACAGAAACATATAAAGGAGATAAACGCATTTGTTCAATACGTTGCCATTCTTTTTCTGATAAATTTGTCAGAGTTAGATAAGAACCATACAAAAAACTCAGCCTATAATCATCGTCTTTGAAGTACAAACTAGAACGTTTACCTGGTGGTTGTTGGTCAATAAAGCAAAAAGGACAACGATTATTACACTGAATTAAACCATCAAATAAAGCGGTTTCAAATTCTAGTCCTAAGTCATCATCATAATCTTTTTCAATTTCAATATGATGGGTTTTGCCAGCAGTATCTAAAACTTCTAGTTCTAAAACTTCATCAGCACATAAAAATTGATAATCAATTAAGTCACGGGGTTGTGTTCCATTAA includes:
- a CDS encoding TIGR03279 family radical SAM protein: MTTIHPAKITKVLTESIAAEIGFEAGDAIVAINGTQPRDLIDYQFLCADEVLELEVLDTAGKTHHIEIEKDYDDDLGLEFETALFDGLIQCNNRCPFCFIDQQPPGKRSSLYFKDDDYRLSFLYGSYLTLTNLSEKEWQRIEQMRLSPLYVSVHATEPEIRTRLLKNNRAGQILKQLKWFQERRLQIHAQVVVCPGINDGKHLEQTLRDLTSFHTGEIPAVASIAVVPVGLTRFRPQEDELVPVTQEKAREVISQVKSLSHEFRKKFGSSVAWLADEWFLIAGEELPSEAEYEEYPQIDNGVGSIRLFIKQFTQAAHELLPLKVSPQKKLTWVVGNAVEQAFKPIVKQLNAVEGLEINMKALCSDYWGQSISVTGLLTGHDLLLKLNGQDLGEGILLPSVMLKHGELIFLDDVSVENVANQLNTKIFPVAGVEDLINTCIS